One genomic window of Notamacropus eugenii isolate mMacEug1 chromosome 6, mMacEug1.pri_v2, whole genome shotgun sequence includes the following:
- the CHMP2B gene encoding charged multivesicular body protein 2b isoform X1: MACLFKKKTVDDVIKEQNRELRGTQRAIMRDRAALEKQEKQLELEIKKMAKIGNKEACRVLAKQLVQLRKQKTRTFAVSSKVTSMSTQTKVMNSQMKMAGAMSTTAKTMQAVNKKMDPQKTLQTMQNFQKENMKMEMTEEMINDTLDDIFDGSDDEEESQDIVNQVLDEIGIEISGKMAKAPSAARGLPSASTSKASTISDEEIERQLKALGVD, translated from the exons ATGGCCTGTCTTTTCAAGAAGAAGACAGTAGACG ATGTAATAAAGGAGCAGAATCGAGAGTTACGAGGTACACAGAGGGCTATAATGAGAGATCGAGCAGCattagaaaaacaggaaaaacagcTG gagttagaaattaagaaaatggcCAAGATTGGTAACAAAGAAGCCTGCAGGGTTTTAGCTAAACAGCTCGTGcaactgaggaaacagaaaactagAACTTTTGCTGTAAGTTCAAAAGTTACTTCTATGTCTACACAAACTAAAGTAATGAACTCCCAGATGAAGATGGCTGGAGCCATGTCAACCACTGCCAAA ACAATGCAGGCAGTTAACAAGAAGATGGATCCACAGAAGACGTTACAGACAATGCAGAATTTCCAGAAGGAGAACATGAAaatggaaatgactgaagaaatga TCAATGATACACTGGATGATATTTTTGATGGATCTGATGACGAAGAAGAAAGCCAGGATATTGTGAACCAGGTGCTTGATGAGATTGGAATTGAAATCTCTGGAAAG atGGCTAAAGCACCGTCAGCTGCCCGTGGCTTACCTTCTGCATCTACATCTAAAGCATCCACAATCTCTGATGAAGAGATTGAACGGCAACTTAAAGCTTTGGGAGTAGATTAG
- the CHMP2B gene encoding charged multivesicular body protein 2b isoform X2, whose protein sequence is MRDRAALEKQEKQLELEIKKMAKIGNKEACRVLAKQLVQLRKQKTRTFAVSSKVTSMSTQTKVMNSQMKMAGAMSTTAKTMQAVNKKMDPQKTLQTMQNFQKENMKMEMTEEMINDTLDDIFDGSDDEEESQDIVNQVLDEIGIEISGKMAKAPSAARGLPSASTSKASTISDEEIERQLKALGVD, encoded by the exons ATGAGAGATCGAGCAGCattagaaaaacaggaaaaacagcTG gagttagaaattaagaaaatggcCAAGATTGGTAACAAAGAAGCCTGCAGGGTTTTAGCTAAACAGCTCGTGcaactgaggaaacagaaaactagAACTTTTGCTGTAAGTTCAAAAGTTACTTCTATGTCTACACAAACTAAAGTAATGAACTCCCAGATGAAGATGGCTGGAGCCATGTCAACCACTGCCAAA ACAATGCAGGCAGTTAACAAGAAGATGGATCCACAGAAGACGTTACAGACAATGCAGAATTTCCAGAAGGAGAACATGAAaatggaaatgactgaagaaatga TCAATGATACACTGGATGATATTTTTGATGGATCTGATGACGAAGAAGAAAGCCAGGATATTGTGAACCAGGTGCTTGATGAGATTGGAATTGAAATCTCTGGAAAG atGGCTAAAGCACCGTCAGCTGCCCGTGGCTTACCTTCTGCATCTACATCTAAAGCATCCACAATCTCTGATGAAGAGATTGAACGGCAACTTAAAGCTTTGGGAGTAGATTAG